Proteins encoded in a region of the Misgurnus anguillicaudatus chromosome 9, ASM2758022v2, whole genome shotgun sequence genome:
- the LOC129424219 gene encoding cysteine-rich and transmembrane domain-containing protein 1 yields MNCDQPPPYTGPGPTAPGYPPPSAAGYPAQAYPQQGYPPQGFPPQGYPAQGYQGYPVHTDQPNVGFPNYPPGPQGPYPVQPPYQGYPQPQYGDPAYGEPPKNTVYVVEQGRRDDSGQACLTACWTALCCCCLWDMLT; encoded by the exons ATGAATTGCGATCAGCCTCCACCCTACACGGGGCCTGGGCCCACAGCTCCAGGATACCCTCCTCCATCAGCTGCTGGATATCCTGCTCAAGCATACCCTCAGCAGGGATACCCACCTCAGGGATTCCCACCCCAGGGATACCCTGCACAGGGATACCAAGGTTATCCGGTCCACACGGACCAGCCCAACGTTGGTTTCCCGAACTACCCGCCCGGACCCCAAGGACCCTACCCAGTCCAGCCTCCATACCAGGGTTACCCTCAACCACAATATGGAGATCCAGCGTATGGAGAACCTCCTAAAAACACTGTGTA TGTTGTGGAGCAGGGAAGAAGAGATGACTCTGGCCAGGCATGTTTAACTGCATGTTGGACAGCACTTTGTTGCTGTTGTCTGTGGGACATGTTGACCTAA